The DNA sequence AGTGGTTGTGTTAGATAGAGTAGTATGGGGTCAACTATAATGGccaatacaaaaaaatatggaCCATGATTAAGGGCTTCTAGCTTTGGTCTTAACTTTGAATTTGCTCACAACTGAAGTAATCAGATAACAAAAATGAACCAACCTTGGACTGGAAAGTAGGCTTCAGATGACAGTTGTTCTAAGAAATCTTAGAGAAATTTAGAGTTATGAGGCATGTCACAATAGAGGAAGTAAATGACGAAGTCTTTTCTAAGGAGGAAATAAAAGAGTAGGAGCTAATACTTTGAATGCACAATCTATTTTGCCTCATGAAACTTAATTTCTATCCATGGATAAACCTAAAATTGCCTCTACTACAACTTTGGTTACTACTAATATATGTGCTAAGAATGATTTGGATGATGAGGTGAACAATTAAAACAATCTCCGAGGAACTTCAGGAACATGCTTAACTAAATGGAAAAGAAGAGCAAGGGGAGAGACGAATATAACTGTGCAGAGGCCAAccaacttttattttatcaggAAGAGCAAAACAGAAGGTCAAAGCAATCTCTTTACTGAGGAGGACAAACCAGAGAGACAATGGGGAAAAAAGATCGTAAACAATGCGGAAAAAAAGATCCTTAGGATCCACTATACATGTATTGACGGAGGCAGCTAATCAACTTAGCAGGGAAAAATGAGGCTCTTAAGCTAGAACTGCTGAGCCCTTGACAACTCTCAGATAGTTCAAGTCCTTGACCATAAGGTTAAGGTTAAAAAGCCTAGCATTTTGTTTCATATGGAAACTAAAATGCATAAGAGTAAACtagaaagaataaaacaaagttTGGGTTTTAGTTATTTGGTTTGTGTTGAGGGTGTTATTGTCTTTGCTGTGGAATGAAGATGTTAAACTTAATATAAGTACCCATTCTCAAAGACATATTAATTCTTGGTTTGAGCACACAAACTCATCTTGGATGCTTGCATGTTTTTATGGTAATCTAGAAACAGAAAAAGATATGAGGGATGGAACATATTGAGAACCTCAAAAATCAGAAACCCAAAATGTGGCTATGCTTAGGAGACTTTAATGAAGTCTTATTTCATAGTGAGAAACATAGAGGGGCTCGAAGacatgaaaaacaaatagaatCATTTCAAACTGTGCTGAAAGATTCCTATCTCAATGATCTGGGATTTTTAAAAGGTAAATTTACTTGGTCCAACAATAGGAAAAATCATACATTCATTAAGGAAAGATTAGATCGAGCCATAGCCACATCAGATTGATGTGAAGAGtttcgggggggggggggggggggggggaggagacATTCAAGTTTTAGCTTCTTCCACATCTGATCATTGCCCAATCCTACTATCAATAGGAACATGGAATCAAGGTCCTAAAGATATTAGAcccttacatatatataaagctaGCTGGTCAACTTTTCAAGAGTGTGAAAATGTTACTAAACAGACATGGCATTAGCTAGAGGCTACAAATGGGGGTTTGACAACAATTAATCATAAACTTGACTATTGCATGAAAGAGTTAAAAAGGTGgagcaacaataaaaaatatgattaagAAAGAATATTGCATATGGAAGTAAAGAAATTGGAAGACATACAACAATAATTAGTGACAATTGATTCAGTGGAGGaagtaaaaaagataaaaatgaacattgataacattatggaaaaagagCATCTGCAATGGAAACAAAGATCTAAGTTGACATGGCTTCAAAAGAGGAACACAATTACTAGGATTATGGATGATAATGGGATTAGTATTTCTAATCCTAGTGACACAAGAAATGCTTTTACTCAATGCCATAAATGTTCGTTTGCAACATCTAAACCTATAAATATAGAGGCTTCTCTTAATGCACTTGATCCAAAGGTTATTGAAGAAATGAATCATAAGCTTCTAAAGCCTTCACAAAAGCTGGGATTTAGAATGCTGTTTTTCAAATGAGTCCACACAAGACTCCTGGTCTTGATGGGTATGAGATATGTTTTTATCAAGACAATTGGCATGTTGTGGGAGACAAGGTATGTGAGGCTGTTTTCtcttttctaaattcaaatgatGGTATTGAAGATATTAACTTTACATACCTAATTATGATTCCAAAGATCAACAATTATCTGAAGATTACTAATTACAAACCTATAAGTTTGTGCAATGTTATTTAGAAAATTATCATTCAAATGCTTGCCAACAGATTGAAGCTGATACTCCCTTCACTTATTTCACAAAATCAGTATGCCTTCGTTCCTAGACAATTGATTACTGATAACATTTTAGTGGCTTATGAGACCCTTCACACAATGAATACACATTTACATAGGTAAAAGAGTTATATGGCTCTAAAActggatatgagtaaggcatatgatagaataAAATAGAATTTGCTCAAAGCTGTCATGCTCAAGCTGGGTTTTCATCAGATGGATTgagttaatattaaaatatattacatattcATCTTTCTCTATTTTACTAAATGAGATTCCTCAAGAAATATTAAAGCCAACAAGAGGTCTAAGACAAGGCTACCTGCCCATTATCACTTTTTTTGTTTATCATTTGTATTGAAGTGTTTACTACACAACTTTATGATGCAGAAAAAAGGGGCTCACTTTAAGTATTACACTAGCAAGAGGTGATATAAGAATGAACCATCtattttatgttgatgatagCCTACTATTTTGCCAAGCAAGTATGCAAGAGTGGGCATGGTTGAATCACATTTTGGGAATCTATGAGGAAGCTTTAGGATAGAAACTAAATGAGGAGAAGACCCCATTATTTTTCAGTAAGAACACTAAGTAACAAACAAGGGAATATATCATGCAAGTTTCTTGTTTATGAGCTTCTTCAAATATGGAGGAATATTTTAGCCCTCCATTTCTtattaatagataaaaaaaatgtcagtTTTTTAAGGAATTATTGAAAAGATGAGTAAGAGGATTGAAAACTAGAAACTTAAGTTTCTCTCACAAGCTGGGAAAGAAATCTTGATTAAGGCTGTTCAAGCCATTCCTACATATACCATGAGTGTCTTTTTATTGGTAAGGATATTGTGCAAAAACCTTAACAATATAATGTCAAATTTTTGGTAGGGATCTCAAGAAAGCAACTCCAAACTACAATGGAAAATCTGGAAATATATAAGTTATGGCAAAACAGATGATGGTCTTGGTTTTAGGGATTTAGTGAGTTTTAACTCAACTCTACTAGCCAAACAAGTTTGGAGGATGCTCACCAATCTAAATTGTTTGATTGCCTGAATCTACAAAGCCAAGTACTTTCCTAATAGTTTTATTCTTCAAGCTCAATTAGGGTCAAGATCCTCTTTCACTTGGAGAAGTATTAGGTcaactattaatattattaagaaGGGTCTAATATGGCATgttgggaatgagaaaaagatacATATATGGCAAGATAAATGGATACCAAGAGCAAGATCAGGTAGAATCCAATCACCAAGGAAATTCATGCCAACTTCTTTAGTTGTGGCAGACTTAATAGATCTACAAACAGGATGGTGGAACATAAATCTACTAAAAGAAATCTTTATTGAGGAAGATATCTTCGAAATCTTATAGTTACTTATTATTTTAACATCTACTGAGGATAAATTCATATGGAAGGCTACTCCTAATGATTGTTTCTATGTAAAAAGTGTTTATTATCTACACAAACAGCAACAACATGACAACAAAGGAGAATCTTCAGTAAAAGGTATTCATAGTAAGCTTTGGAAAGAAATCTGGAAGATGCATACAACCAATGCTGTTAAAGTGTTTATTTGGCGTGCATGTTCAGATGCTTTGCCTACTAAAATGAACTTATACAAGAGGCAAATTATTAAAGATTCTGTGTGTCTCATTTTCATGAAAACAAATGAAACTCCTGGCTATCTTCTATGGGCATGTCTATCTGCACAGGATGTTTGGATGCTATGTAGCAGGAAACTCCAAAAAGCCTCTATCATAGATGATGATTTTggaaatatatttatacaaatacTTCAAAGAGTTGATCATAAGGAAATAGCTTTATTTGCATAAATAGCAAGGAACTTATGGTTTAGGCGAAATAAAATGGTATTCGAATGTACTTTTTTGCATCCCTTGGCCCTTTTCAATAGAGCTAGATACGCATATGAAGATTTCCAAGAAGCAAATAAACAGTCTAATGAAACAATATCCTCTTCTTCAAATCAACATATGGTTATACAATGGGAAGCTCCACCAACAAAGTGGCTTAATCTAAATTGGGATGTTGCTATGAGGCCTAAGCTAATAAGATTGGTGTTTGAATAGTGATAAGGGATCAAGAAGGGGAAGTAATTGCTACTTTAATGTAGCCATTAAAATTTTGTACACATCATGCGCTAGCAGAAGCAAGAGGATGAAATAGCAGAAGTAAGAGGACTGATTTCAACTACTTTCTTTTGCAAAGAACTTAGTTTACAAAATGTAATGTTTGAAAGTGACTCAGATCAGGTTATTAATGCTATCTTAAATTAAGGCAAACAAAATGGGAAGTTTGGATGTTTATTAGAGGACGTTCATAACATATTTAGTGATACAAGATTAAAAATCAAACATGTCAAAATTCAAGCTAATATTGTAGCAGATACACTAGCGAAAGAAGCTGTTGTGCTTCGTAATGAGATAATAGACATTGACAATGTTAATCCTTGTATTCAATCCCTTGTAATGGCTGCAACCCAACTAtaatatttaacaataatgCTACAGGTGCACGTCTTGTGCACCTTTTGCCTTTGGACACACGTTGACGCGACGTCAaccattaaataataattgaaaaaaaaaaagacaaaatgtgATTAAAATGATTTCAAACCGGAGAGAGGTAAATTGAACCCAAtgcaaaaatcaaaagaaaaggaaatcgACCTAGTAGCGCCAAAATCCATCCCAGTCGGAAGAAGATACACAAAAATCAgcagaaaaaatcaaaagagtGTTGGAGACAAGTTGAAAAACGGTGATTATCTTCCCGTGAGCCTCTTCAAAACAGTGAGTTTGGGgcactttttttattattatttttccatatataaaactatttttgcaCATTGTTATTAATCTCCCTCTCATTTGTTAGTTTTATTCACACCAAAATCTTTACGAAACCATCAGTTTCCGTTAGTTTCTCTGAAATATCTCCCCTTGCTCACCTAATGCGTCTTCATGGTCGTTTGTGGGGAAGCTTGCTCCTAAAGATTAATCTGTTCTGGAGGTATACGAAATGGGTGCTCTTGAAGCCTGAACCTAGTTGCATTCAACTGGGCTGTATAATAATAAAACGTATTATTACACGTGACTGTACATGTATGCGGGGGTTCCCCCACCCCGTGTGCAAATAGAGTTTTTCGATATTTAATGGAATGAAAGTATATCagttattacaaaataaaaatgaaaacaaatcaaAGGATGGGTCCAAGGcctaaaatagaaaaaggcCCAAAGTCCAGTGGTTATCTCATAATAAGAGTAATACGTAGGGACTTCCCTATAAATTCAGTAAAACTCGTTCCCTACCCGCAAGCCCTACAACTCCCACCCCCCTCGTATAAAGCCAACCTTTCATCTCAAAGGCCGAAGCCGCACTCCTCAGCCCAAGAATCAATCTCGCGCTCTTCCTGACTCTCTGATCTACTCGTAGCAACCATGGTAAGCAAAATCGAATCCCATCTCTAAAATTTTCAGTAAATCAATGTCCTGAGTTCTTTCTCTTTAATTTCGTGATTGTTTGCCGAGAAAGGGTGGTAAGCATAATGGGTAAACACCAATTCTAAATGTTAGGGTTATTGGAAAAGGTGGGAAAGTGTAAACAATTAGGATTTCGCGTTCGTTTTGGATGAGGAAGGAAGTTAGAAAGTGAAACGAGTCGTCGAATGctattgattttttaatatagtgCTGACAAGGTGTTGTAATTTTTGAGGCCCTCTCATCTTGGCAAGAAACCTATAAAAGCAATAGGAAAAGTTGAAGGCAGATGTATAGTTATGATGTTAAATGTACTCGtttgccttctttttttttttttttttttttttttttttttttttttttttaaaaatttgaaacagGCTAATTATATGAATTTGGTCTCGTATTCTTGCAATGCTTGGAATTTATGCTGTAGACTCCGTGAAAAATCTAACATCTTGTTGGGGTTGTGGAAGTACATCGTTCTCTTAcaactatatagtttttttctttccgAAAGTTAATGAGATGGAGGAAAGACCTTTAGATGATGGAGGTAGCTGTTTGGTTTTAAAAGGACAGGAGGTCGACAGAATTGCCcagcttttttttatttttatttttattcctaGTTTATGGTTCGGCCATGGTTCAAGATGCGTTGTACTGATTGGACTCAACTGATTGTTTTGTCCTTTCTTGTGTGAAGAACTACAAATTGTAGCATGGTATTATGGTTGGACCAAGCACTTTATTCGGTTTCTGGATGGTGCTTGGTAAATTTTGTCTCATAGGAGATTTCATTTCCTTGAGTATAGATTATGGAAATTTTTGAGCTTTCTCAATATCACCTTTTCTGTTAATGGTACTTCATTTCATGAAATGCATTTCTACTTCTGTACTGGTTACCATTCTAGTTCGTGCATGTATACACACTTTCATACTGGTTCGAGGTGCCCATTTGACATTTATGAGTATATGAAATATTGACTTTTGTGAGATGACTGATGACTTTGATTTTGTATTCTTACATTTTATGGGGGTTCTGTAGTCAAAACGAAAGCAAAGGGAACCAAAGGAAGAAAACGTGACCCTTGGCCCTGCTACCCGTGAAGGAGAACAAGTTTTTGGCGTGGCTCACATATATGCATCTTTTAATGATACCTTTATTGTGAGTGACATTACTCATGTTTTAAGATATTTGGTTCCCCAATCGTAATTGTTTTGAGCTTGATTTTAAATGCTTTTCTTGCTTGGAAACCACAGCATGTGACTGATTTGTCTGGAAGAGAGACACTTGTTCGCATCACTGGTATGCCTCATCTTAGTCTTCAATGGCTCTATCTAGATACTCTGTGTAATGTTTGCTCTAGTCAGGTTTTTGATTGTGATGCTTgtgtcatttttatataatccttTTTAATCAGACAAAACTTACTATATGATTAAGTGATGTGGTTTGCATTGTTTGGTTGGAAAGATAATTTCACATCACCTAATCTTCCAAACAAATTCACTGGCTGGTTACAATCACTTTTTGTTTCATATTTAGCTATTAAATAGGCACTGTAGGTCATCAGTCTCAGCCTAGGTTGTGGGTTTTGTCTGtcatttttcattcttattCCCACGTACATGGCTTGGTCTGTGTTTGTGCATTTGGTTATGTTTACATTATTACATCTATGAAGCATGCAATCTTATTATCACTTGAAACCttaacaaagaaaacaaattgaatTTCGTTTTGTTTGCATCTGTATAGTTCTTTTGTATAATTACCTTCTGGTGTCTCTGAGAATTTAATTCTCACTAGTGGATCCCCCATAAAAGGTGAAAATGAATCTTTCTTTGAATTGTAGGTGGTATGAAGGTGAAGGCTGATAGGGATGAATCTTCACCATATGCGGCCATGCTTGCAGCACAGGATGTCTCACAAAGATGCAaggttttttttcattctttttaatatatggATTTCTTTTTAAGTTCAGGATAGTTATTTATGGATTTTAGTAGCAAGCGATACATCTCCCTGGAGGAACTTGGCATGCTTGCTTGCCTGACTGACTGTCATTCAATCCTAAACAGGAACTTGGCATCACTGCTCTTCATATCAAGCTCCGTGCTACTGGTGGCAATAAAACTAAGACACCTGGTCCTGGTGCTCAGTCTGCACTCCGTGCCCTTGCTCGTTCTGGAATGAAGATTGGTCGAATTGGTAAGGATCTTACTTTTTCTTAAGCTTGAAGTGTATATACCACATCTGGCATGTATACCATAATTGCCTTGGGTGGATGTAGACaccccaaaataatttttattgcatAAAGATTTTGCAAACAATATTCCATGGGATGAattcctttgattttttatCCCTACTTTGGGCTTTTTTCCAAGCTTTCCTTTATTTTACCAGTAATGTGCTTATCAGGGTGGGCTCTGCCTGAACTTCAGCAATCAGAGGAATTCTTGCATTGGAGTGTTAATATACATCCTGAttagaattttgaatttatttttatgcgCTTAACTGATGGGAATCGGCATATGGCCTTGAATCTTATTTTGTGTTATGTTTACAGAGGATGTGACTCCAATCCCTAGTGACAGCACAAGAAGGAAGGGTGGTAGAAGAGGGAGAAGGCTGTAGGCTTGTCTTCTCACACGCCATCATTCAACTTTGGGGCTGGTGATTTGGTTGACTGGGTATGGTCCTGGATGGCTTTTGTTAGTAGCAACATTTTTGTAGTTTGGACAATGGTCGACTTTTCTTTTATACGAATCTTAATGTAGAATCAGGAGGGTGAGAAATTATAAATGCATGGCATTTATGTTCGGACTACTGAATTATGTTCTGAGTTGTGATGCTTTCTGTGAGTTTCTTTTATCTTTAACGATTAATCGAGGGCTACAGTTGTGCTGATTTATGGCCATGCAATGCCATATCAAGAGCACAGAAAAATCAAATTGCCCATTACTCGTGGATGGGATGCTTTATCCAGTAGCCTAAAGTTGATTCAATTCTGTGACTAAAATGTTTGTGGATGTAATTTCTCGAAATTTGGAGGGTAATTGTCGTTATCCTTGCATGCATCCTAGAACCTAAATTCTGGTGAACCTTTTCATAATGGCATCCGTGACTGCAACACATTTACAGATCGAGCTCATGGGTGTCTACTATATTCAGGACATGTATATCTAAATATGCACCTGCATTCGTCAAACTTCGATTTCTAGTGTTAGTAGAAATCTAGTAATCGATTTCTATAATGCATGAACACCAATTTTGCTTGCATGATCTTCAAGATGTGCCTTCTGTTTCTATAAATAGACCGATGGTCTCGTCTTGTGTGCTCAAATCTTTTGTTCCTAAATAGAGTGGAAGCCATGTGCAGTTTCTAGTAATATTGTGAACAAGGCATGCAACGGCCCAACCAGTACAGGTTCGACCGACATTTGATTTCAACCTAACTTATCGGGTCAGCTCAATCGGGTTTCTTGCACACGCCAGTGAACGAAGCACACCTATAAAGCCATCCTCTTCCATCTGAGACATTAGAACTATAAGGCCATCCCCTGTTTGCTTTGAAAATCTTCAACAGAACAGAACTCTCCCATGTTATGAATCTTAACTCCACAGAGCAACTATCAGATTACTTGAAccacctttcttttcttctggaCGGCTAATAGGCTTGCCTCCAACTATGGAATCCGGCCATTCTGGCTGCGTCTCCGTGATATCTCCAACTTTCGAATGCTAACGTCCCTGTCAACATCAGGTGCATATACTACAAAAGTAGGTCAAGATCCTCTCAAATTTCttatttgaatttgattgtCTCAGGTAGGAGAGAGACAGTAACTTGAATAAGCCTTACAATATTATTGATCATTTAATGCAGCCTAACAAATCTATACAGGCAACAATAAACGCTTTAGAGTCCATGTCATATGTTTATTTCTATTCTACCTAAAATCCTCAAATTCAAGCAACAATCAcagattttttgttgtagtacAATGCAGCTGACTTTACATTAACTTCGCTCATCTTCTCgttttgaaaaatcataaaaaactttcatATACGTATACCTTTTGATCTGACATACAGACTCAATGGGCTCCAACAATGTTGAATGAgaattatttcatatatcttTCATCATGAATAAAGGgcaaaattattaaagtcaatgGCGACAAAAGTCATGATACATACGCTTCTTGTGAAGAAGGGTCATTATTCAAagaaagtattaaaaaaaaaaagaaaaagaaagcgcAAGATACAAccccccctaaaaaaaaaaaaaaaaaaagaaaggaaaagaaacaatTAGATatgatacaatatatatatagcaacttAACAGGGCCGACTCAATAGGAATGGGGGCTTAAGGCAAAAATTTTTAttgggacttttttttttttaaagtaaaattaaataaaattattttaatttttacattatatttttatttataaataattctaaTAGTTTGACAAGTAAAATTACTGTTTaagattttatattatattttcaactAATAACCGATTTAGACTCTTAGGGACCGTTTGTGAACACAATTACTTTTAAGTATTCTtagatattctcaaatttaaaattttctctcatttctcaaaactaaacaaaacatcttatttcaaattatttcactactattcacatatattcttaatatataaataagctCTAAaagcaattataattataattgtcgAGAAAGTTCTATAAATAACCTACACATTTGGACAAAAAGTAGACCATTGCATTTTCAAAGATCatactaaattttttatcaacactcaaaaattagattttactatttataatttttacattatatattaaactaataatgacAAAAAAGAAGTGTATTCTTAGAAGaagaatatttgaaataattattgtGTGGGagatttttaaaactaataatgacaTAACATCTATTTAATACTTTTGATGTTATCttattgaattaattaattttttaattaaatattttttcttttaaaaaaattctactctAGACTTTTTTGAAAGGGGGTCTCTTCTTTCCCTGGGGCTTAGGCAATTGCCTATTTTGCCTTAGGGAAGAGCCGGCCCTGAGCAACAACAGGCAATGCATGCCATCCTCAGATCTAGGGAACAAGACCATCCTTGAGAGCTTGAATGGTGGCAACATCGGTCTTGAAGGATTTAGCCAACACAGTGTCATTGATCCCAGTAGCAAACAAAGTGTTAGGAAGTGAAACAGTTCCAGCATTTGCACTCTCAAAAGCTGAAATTGCTATAGCAGAATTTTTAGAGTCAGCATTGTATTGAAAGTGAACAAGTCCTTTGGGAAACACAAGCATATCACCAGTTTGAAGTGTTAGTGTAGAGCTTGTTGGCTGTATCAACAAACCCTACCTGCAGAGAACCCCAACAAGATAAAGGAGCTCAGCCGAGCGAGGATGGATGTGGGGTGGATTAGTGGTGCCATTTGCAAACTCAAGAACAGCATAGGAAACACTCTGTTCTTCCAGAGCTGGAAATTCAACCAAGCTTGCTTTAAAGACCTTGAATGCCGTGGGAGGTTCTGCTCCGATAAGGGAACGCATGCCAGTAAATTAAAAGTTTCCATCAACAACGCTAAAGTTTTTGGGGACTAGAAAGTCGGTTAAGATGTCTGGATCACTGGCGGTTGCCATTTTGATGATGGCATATGAAAAAACTAGTAGTGAGAAGAGTTTCATGGTGAGAGTTTTAGAGGCCATCGAAGAGATGCTTGGCTATTCCTTAAATCTGGATTATTAGGGTGATGTCATTAGAGTACTTGATATCAGGAAAAATGGCTAATGCTGTTTTGCTGTACGTAACCACGTAAAATGCTACACTTCATCTTGAATTTCTTTTCATCCCTAATCACACTTAATATTGTATATGCATTTTAAATAGTTTCATATGTATACAACTTATAAAATGGATATTCACTTGAGATGTTTCATACAGTTATAAGTATATAGATAACAACATTTAAGATGAACGTATCATTTGCCTTTCCTGTATGAAAATATATGGGTATTTTGAATATAAGTGGCAACAGAAATTACACTATGTTCTCCTTAATTTTGAGCTCCTAAAAAGATGGATAGGATTTACTCACTAGAATGTATTGGCCTATATGGCTATATTAGGGAAGATTAATTCAGGAACTTCATGACTTTTCCAGTTTGTATGAGCAAAACTTTATTGAAGAAAATCTCTTTATAAGCTTTATTTTTTACGGACTCCACACACCATGTTGAATTGTTCCTTCAACTAATTTTTAGCTTACCGTTGTGTTTGTTGATATatacaaagataaaaaaaatgaaagaaaatattagaaattacATCTCTATAACATCATTATCCACTAATATTTGACATGATAGTTGACAGGATCAATCATCATACAAGAGAGGACTACTAAACAATAGCCTCTACACtacactttctcaaatttttttttttcttctgtcaTCTCCCCATTTTCTCATAATCCAATTTCCccatcacctctctctctctctctctctctctctctctctctctctctatgtgagCCCTCTCTTTACTCAAAATTCAGGTCGGGCAAGGGGTTTATTTTTCATAGAGAGAGGAGCATGAGCAAAGGGAGGTTCCGTGAttgtttaataataattattttgtttttttaataaagtagtTGCATTTATTCATAAAACTCAATCAATACATAACATTTCAAATTGAACCATAATTGCTATTTCCTTTGGTCCATCCTCTATCCATCAATGCAAGCCTTCCAATGATAATGCCGGTTTGGCTAGCTTGTGTGCAACCCCATTGCCTTATCTCCTACAAAATTTATTCTCCAATTGGTCATGATTATGAAAATTCATTTTACATCCTCAATGATATGGCCATTCCCAGGTTCAGTTTTCTTTTGaactttaaacataaccttgATAAAAGCCCAGCTCTTCACATAGCTTTACTGCTTTCCCCAAAGCTAAACTTCCTGCTAAAACTGGTTGAGCAACTGTCTTAAGTTGATCACAGCAGGAAACCAGGATTTCTCCTTCACTATTTCTGATGATAACTCCCAAGCCCACTCTTTGAGTTTCTATATTGACAGCTGCATCAAAATTAGCTATAAGAAATCCTTCAAATTAGCTTAAGAAATCCTTCACCTGGTTTCACCTAAGACTGCTACTCTTGCCTCTCATTAACATCACCTAGCTTAGGATTATAACGGTCCGGTtacaagattttaaaattatttaaaatatatataattatttatatagcattttaaaatttaatattatatttattagtaatttattatgtaatacaaacttattttatatataattatacatgttacatataataattatatacaatataaaaaatcatataaaaaatattttatacaatataaaaattaaatatatatatctatatgaaCCGGTCTGGTCCAacgttaaaaaaaagaaaatcaaaactaGACTGAtttggagaaaaataaaaccggtatCGGACCAAACCCACCAATCCGGTATGGTCCGATCTGGTTTAcccatttgtttttttaacccCTAGCTTCCCAAACTTCATCTCCCGAGCCTTCTTGTACTCCTTAAGGTTTAATTAAGCTATTTTGATCACTTGTGATGGAGTTTCAAACATGTGTTAAAAaatagctttattttttttttatgtcaaatACTTCTCATTTTAGTTAAAGTTTCTTCTAGTTTTTCCTTGTTTAAGTGTAAACATAATTTATCCCACAACTCCAAGAAATCATCTCCAATCACTGCCCATTTTTGCAATGTGCTTCCTACTTTTGCCCACATATCATTTCTTGCTGTAGATTTCGATAAGGCATGGATTATGA is a window from the Carya illinoinensis cultivar Pawnee chromosome 14, C.illinoinensisPawnee_v1, whole genome shotgun sequence genome containing:
- the LOC122295060 gene encoding 40S ribosomal protein S14-3-like, whose product is MSKRKQREPKEENVTLGPATREGEQVFGVAHIYASFNDTFIHVTDLSGRETLVRITGGMKVKADRDESSPYAAMLAAQDVSQRCKELGITALHIKLRATGGNKTKTPGPGAQSALRALARSGMKIGRIEDVTPIPSDSTRRKGGRRGRRL